A single region of the Ziziphus jujuba cultivar Dongzao chromosome 10, ASM3175591v1 genome encodes:
- the LOC107411853 gene encoding formin-like protein 11: MGYDSDILNMIFIIMFMLLSLNNTHILIAGSLSNESEDLTSDLVPQQLYFNGDIEDGIPSPTQIEKVSGEDANEEERVSILEKFRVLLGLKKYYMNWPLNDHGHGHGHSVNVSPVPSPSHSIDAEAPAPAPVLHHHAHSHPPPHRLPATQPTHLKLHGENKGRVRKILIAVLVSVGVATLFCVIGLIWACKKYTKHQKKSTGTMSVYGKTRRKKSKYSSFRKPASKVRLNPGLDLFYLDSLGLDLEQQQQTTSCPKETSESVNIPPNHSIEKGTMHERKESEQELMKSEIDDNVSSSSTREIMSVHEEADSIKNESDCANSPYGEKVLIPIETHSSDDESFHSFGDSSSSNIRLSNASEGSMRDTLESFSPKVSSNCFLELTSVDLPIVDTNAALDLPTQLEIPYTNSFPAMDLQSPSKAEQICQKDMTTFSPPPPPPPPPPPTPPPPRINFLPKRSSSRPNRNMSNASSSSTLPNLSSPRKSDSSPKSNQSLQSEFPSSAQNPSIPSQSPPCIPPPPCPPPFLKPNNNGLKTPPPPPCQLPQFAPLGKGRTPLPKLKPLHWDKVRAAPDRSMVWDKLRSSSFELDEEMIESLFGYNIQKTIKNDEVKSKSPSPSKHVLEPKRLQNITILSKALSVTAEQVCEALLQGNGLSLQQLEALAKMVPTKEEEGQLSGYKGDINELGSAERFVKAMLHIPYAFQRVEAMLYRENFEDEVVHLRNSFSMLEEACKELRSSRLFLKLLEAVLKTGNRMNVGTIRGGAKAFKLDALLKLSDVKGTDGKTTLLHFVVQEIIRSEGIRVSTSIMGRINQKNNKNRTPEEKEEDYRRMGLDLVSGLSTELYNVKKTATIDLDVLASSVSNLSDGMAKLQGLIGKDLEENGKSGNFVNSMNSFLNYAEKNLKGLQGDEDRVLSHVKEITEYFHGDVSREEGNPLRIFVIVRDFLGMLDHVCKELRNARAPRTPNPLAPFR; the protein is encoded by the exons atggGTTATGATTCTGATATCTTGAACATGATTTTCATCATCATGTTCATGCTTTTATCATTAAACAATACCCACATTCTCATTGCCGGTTCTTTATCAAATGAATCAGAGGACTTGACCAGTGATCTTGTGCCACAGCAACTGTATTTCAATGGTGATATTGAAGATGGGATTCCAAGTCCTACCCAGATTGAGAAAGTTTCAGGGGAGGATGCGAATGAAGAAGAGAGAGTTTCAATCTTGGAGAAGTTCAGGGTTTTGCTTGGACTCAAGAAGTACTATATGAATTGGCCATTAAATGATCATGGTCATGGCCATGGCCACTCTGTAAATGTGTCACCAGTACCTTCTCCATCACATTCCATCGATGCTGAAGCTCCAGCTCCTGCTCCTGTGCTGCACCACCATGCGCATTCTCATCCTCCGCCGCATCGTTTGCCCGCAACCCAACCCACTCATCTCAAGCTTCATGGAGAGAATAAAGGCAGAGTGAGAAAGATTCTTATAGCAGTGCTTGTCTCAGTAGGAGTTGCTACACTGTTTTGTGTTATTGGCCTCATCTGGGCTTGCAAGAAATACACAAAACATCAGAAGAAAAGCACAGGAACAATGTCAGTGTAtggaaaaacaagaagaaaaaaatcaaagtatTCAAGTTTCAGAAAACCAGCAAGCAAGGTGAGATTAAATCCTGGTCTTGATCTGTTTTATCTTGATTCATTAGGACTGGATTTAGAGCAACAACAACAGACCACTTCTTGTCCTAAGGAAACTTCTGAATCTGTGAACATACCGCCAAATCATAGCATAGAAAAAGGTACAATGCATGAGAGGAAGGAATCTGAACAAGAGTTGATGAAATCAGAAATTGATGACAATGTTAGTTCTTCTTCCACAAGAGAAATTATGTCTGTTCATGAGGAGGCAGattcaataaaaaatgaatCTGATTGTGCTAATTCCCCATATGGGGAGAAAGTACTTATTCCTATTGAAACTCACTCTTCTGATGATGAATCTTTTCATTCTTTCGGAGATTCGAGTTCATCTAACATCCGCCTTTCCAATGCTTCGGAGGGAAGTATGCGTGACACATTAGAGAGTTTCTCCCCAAAGGTGTCAAGCAATTGTTTCTTAGAGCTCACTTCTGTGGACTTACCCATTGTTGATACAAATGCGGCTTTGGACTTACCAACTCAGCTAGAAATCCCATATACAAACTCATTCCCAGCAATGGATTTACAGTCTCCAAGTAAAGCAGAACAAATTTGTCAGAAGGATATGACAACTTTTTCtcctcctccaccaccaccaccacctcctcctCCAACCCCTCCTCCCCCACGCATAAACTTTCTTCCTAAACGTTCTTCTTCAAGGCCAAATAGAAATATGTCCAATGCTTCAAGCTCTTCCACATTGCCAAATTTATCATCTCCAAGAAAATCAGATTCTTCTCCTAAATCAAACCAAAGTTTGCAATCTGAATTTCCTTCTTCAGCTCAAAATCCCTCTATACCGTCACAAAGTCCACCTTGTATTCCTCCACCACCGTGCCCACCTCCATTTCTTAAACCAAACAACAACGGATTGAAAACTCCACCTCCCCCACCATGTCAACTCCCTCAGTTTGCACCATTGGGAAAAGGTCGAACTCCATTGCCAAAACTAAAGCCTCTACATTGGGACAAAGTTAGGGCCGCACCGGATCGTTCCATGGTGTGGGACAAGCTGAGATCAAGCTCATTCGA GTTGGACGAGGAAATGATCGAATCACTTTTTGGATACAACATACAAAAAACCATAAAGAATGATGAAGTAAAGAGCAAAAGCCCTTCTCCAAGCAAGCATGTCCTGGAACCAAAGAGACTACAGAACATAACTATACTCTCAAAAGCTCTGAGTGTTACCGCTGAGCAAGTATGTGAAGCACTATTACAAG GGAACGGATTGTCTTTACAACAATTGGAGGCGCTTGCAAAGATGGTACCCACCAAAGAGGAAGAAGGTCAGCTTTCTGGGTATAAAGGAGACATCAATGAACTTGGTTCAGCAGAGAGATTCGTTAAGGCAATGCTTCATATACCTTATGCTTTTCAACGAGTAGAAGCCATGCTTTACAGAGAAAATTTTGAAGACGAGGTTGTTCATCTTAGAAATTCCTTCTCAATGCTAGAG gaGGCCTGCAAGGAACTGAGGTCAAGCAGGCTCTTCTTAAAGCTACTCGAAGCAGTGCTCAAAACAGGAAACAGAATGAATGTAGGAACCATTAGAGGAGGTGCAAAAGCTTTCAAGCTCGATGCCCTTCTCAAGCTCTCCGACGTGAAAGGTACAGATGGGAAGACTACTTTGCTCCATTTTGTTGTCCAAGAGATAATAAGATCAGAAGGAATCAGAGTTTCGACAAGCATTATGGGGAGGATCAACcagaagaataataaaaacagaaccccagaagagaaagaagaagattatCGAAGAATGGGGTTGGATCTAGTTTCTGGTTTGAGCACTGAACTTTACAACGTGAAGAAAACTGCTACCATAGACTTGGATGTTCTTGCTAGCTCTGTTTCGAACCTATCAGATGGGATGGCTAAGTTGCAAGGTCTAATAGGGAAGGACTTGGAAGAGAATGGGAAAAGTGGGAATTTCGTGAACTCCATGAATTCGTTCTTGAATTACGCAGAGAAGAATCTGAAAGGGTTGCAAGGGGATGAAGACAGGGTGTTGTCTCATGTGAAAGAGATTACAGAGTATTTCCATGGTGATGTGAGCAGGGAAGAAGGGAACCCACTTCGTATATTTGTGATTGTGAGAGATTTTCTGGGTATGTTAGATCATGTTTGTAAAGAACTTAGAAATGCAAGAGCACCACGCACGCCGAACCCTCTTGCTCCATTCCGGTAG